One segment of Anatilimnocola aggregata DNA contains the following:
- a CDS encoding outer membrane protein assembly factor BamB family protein, with the protein MTKSAWLLLLLTCTAPIQGADWTTYRGDAERSGYTAESLPAKLSLAWTYQPKHSPTPAWPRDDRMLFDRASDVVVSGGVALFGSSTDCQVIALDAKTGQRRWTFFTDAPVRFAPAIWRDRAFVVSDDGHLYCLSIVDGTLLQKWRGGPSDDLILGNGRMVSRWPARGGPVVRDNIVYYAAGIWQSEGIFLYAIDAETGKVLWHNDEAGKIYMPQPHGGAMANSGVSAQGYLVATNDELIVPTGRAVPAGFARRSGSFLYYHLQANGHIGGTQTVVAGSRFYNGGTAFQNATGALVAKLGLGMVAATPAGTVFGTKKDVRLVKLVEKTAPDRKGVPTKSLDHEVQWSVADVDGSASLIVAGNVIVAGGGTSVTAIDAKSQAILWSAEVDGVPYGLAAANGCLYVSTDRGTVYCFADTVTSPPAKIAPAKSKPIAAQLAGDAADEIIKRTGVKDGFCLDLDCGNADLAIALAQRTQLQIYALTSAESEVNALRTKLAAHGLYGSRITVHLGNAETARYGKYFADLVVSSASLNSGSLGTSLEKLPREVRPAGGMLCTGKLGAMEVATRPALAKAGSWTHQYSDLGNSSCSTDEIVKGDLKALWFRDVDLEMPQRHGRGHAPLFQDGRMFVEGMGALRAVDAYNGRNLWEFPLPNIQAAYNADHLSGTSVTGSNFCVAAGSVFVHDKLQCYRLDAVTGKKLGEFKPPAQRDGKPGSWGYIACDGKLLFGSLANPKHVARFAWKAADVSELWGESATFFALDAKTGELRWRYDAEESIRHNAIAIGNGRVFLIDRAIANEDRWNPADKSAKLPAVTALKQPLGRLVALDSSTGEIVWKGERDAFGTMLALSPQHDALVMGYQSTRFKLPSEIGGKLAVIRASTGQEMWKKDAKYVTRPLINDRIIYTQGEAWDLLTGKEQGFALNRSYGCGQLAGSKHMLLFRSATLGYLDLSRGSGVENYGGIRPGCWINALPVGGLVLVPDASAGCQCSYQNRSWMALSGTHEE; encoded by the coding sequence ATGACCAAATCTGCCTGGCTGCTTCTATTGTTGACCTGTACGGCACCGATCCAGGGCGCTGATTGGACAACGTACCGTGGCGATGCCGAGCGCAGCGGTTACACCGCCGAGTCACTGCCAGCCAAGCTCTCGCTCGCGTGGACTTATCAACCGAAACATTCACCGACACCTGCCTGGCCGCGCGATGATCGAATGTTGTTCGATCGTGCCAGCGACGTGGTGGTCTCCGGTGGTGTTGCCCTCTTCGGGAGTTCGACCGACTGCCAGGTGATTGCGCTGGATGCCAAAACTGGCCAACGGCGCTGGACATTCTTCACCGATGCGCCAGTCCGCTTTGCTCCCGCCATTTGGCGCGACCGGGCGTTTGTAGTGAGCGACGACGGCCACCTGTATTGCCTATCGATCGTCGACGGCACTCTGCTGCAGAAATGGCGTGGTGGACCGTCCGACGATTTGATTCTCGGCAATGGGCGGATGGTCTCGCGCTGGCCGGCCCGCGGGGGCCCGGTAGTTCGCGACAACATCGTTTATTACGCGGCGGGCATCTGGCAGTCCGAAGGAATTTTCTTGTATGCCATCGATGCCGAGACAGGCAAAGTGTTGTGGCACAATGATGAGGCGGGCAAGATCTATATGCCTCAGCCCCACGGAGGTGCGATGGCTAACAGCGGCGTGTCGGCCCAAGGCTATCTGGTCGCCACGAACGACGAGTTGATCGTTCCCACAGGTCGCGCGGTACCCGCCGGATTTGCCCGCCGCAGTGGCAGCTTTCTTTATTATCACTTGCAAGCGAACGGGCACATCGGTGGCACGCAGACTGTTGTGGCCGGCTCGAGGTTCTACAACGGAGGTACAGCGTTTCAGAATGCCACCGGTGCGCTCGTAGCCAAGCTGGGCCTGGGAATGGTCGCAGCCACGCCAGCTGGAACGGTCTTTGGCACCAAGAAAGATGTGCGACTTGTCAAACTCGTCGAAAAAACTGCGCCCGATCGCAAAGGCGTTCCGACCAAGTCGCTCGATCATGAAGTTCAATGGTCGGTAGCTGATGTCGACGGCAGCGCGTCGCTGATTGTTGCCGGCAATGTGATCGTCGCAGGTGGTGGCACTTCTGTTACGGCCATTGATGCGAAGTCGCAGGCCATACTTTGGTCGGCCGAAGTCGATGGAGTTCCCTACGGTCTGGCCGCCGCGAATGGTTGCCTTTACGTGAGTACCGATCGAGGAACCGTTTATTGCTTTGCGGACACCGTAACATCTCCTCCCGCCAAGATCGCGCCCGCCAAGAGCAAGCCAATTGCCGCTCAATTGGCCGGCGATGCTGCGGACGAGATCATCAAACGGACGGGCGTGAAAGATGGCTTCTGCCTCGATTTGGATTGCGGCAACGCAGATCTTGCAATCGCGCTGGCGCAGCGCACACAGTTGCAAATCTATGCTCTCACTTCCGCTGAGTCAGAAGTAAATGCTCTGCGAACAAAGCTGGCGGCGCATGGCCTTTACGGCTCGCGAATTACGGTTCATCTAGGCAATGCCGAGACGGCTCGCTATGGCAAGTACTTTGCCGACTTAGTCGTCTCTTCTGCATCGCTGAACTCCGGTTCATTAGGAACTTCGCTGGAGAAACTTCCCCGAGAAGTTCGACCTGCGGGTGGAATGTTGTGTACTGGCAAACTTGGCGCGATGGAAGTTGCGACGCGTCCCGCGCTGGCCAAAGCCGGCAGTTGGACGCATCAATACTCCGATCTGGGTAACAGCAGTTGTTCGACCGATGAAATCGTCAAAGGTGATTTGAAGGCACTCTGGTTCCGCGATGTCGACTTGGAGATGCCTCAGCGACATGGCCGCGGCCACGCGCCGCTATTTCAAGATGGCCGCATGTTCGTGGAAGGAATGGGAGCGCTCCGCGCGGTCGATGCCTATAACGGTCGCAACTTGTGGGAATTCCCGCTGCCGAACATTCAAGCTGCCTACAACGCGGACCATCTTTCAGGAACTTCGGTCACCGGCAGCAATTTCTGCGTTGCCGCGGGCAGCGTGTTCGTTCACGACAAATTGCAGTGCTATCGGCTCGACGCTGTGACCGGGAAGAAGCTCGGCGAGTTCAAACCGCCGGCTCAACGCGATGGCAAACCTGGTTCGTGGGGGTACATTGCCTGCGATGGCAAACTTCTGTTCGGCTCACTGGCTAACCCCAAGCACGTCGCACGCTTCGCTTGGAAAGCTGCGGACGTCAGCGAGTTATGGGGCGAGTCGGCGACTTTCTTTGCCCTGGATGCCAAAACCGGCGAGCTCCGCTGGCGCTATGACGCAGAAGAGTCGATCCGGCACAACGCCATCGCCATCGGCAATGGTCGCGTGTTTCTGATTGATCGGGCAATCGCCAACGAAGACCGCTGGAACCCCGCCGACAAGTCGGCCAAGCTACCCGCTGTAACAGCGTTGAAGCAGCCGCTAGGACGTCTGGTTGCGCTCGATTCCAGCACCGGCGAAATCGTCTGGAAAGGCGAACGCGATGCCTTTGGAACGATGCTTGCTCTTAGTCCACAACACGACGCGCTAGTGATGGGCTATCAATCGACGCGTTTCAAACTTCCCTCGGAAATCGGCGGCAAGCTGGCAGTAATTCGCGCGAGCACTGGCCAGGAAATGTGGAAGAAGGATGCGAAATACGTGACTCGACCTTTGATTAACGACCGCATCATTTACACACAGGGCGAAGCGTGGGACTTGCTGACCGGCAAGGAACAAGGCTTTGCTCTGAACCGATCGTATGGGTGCGGGCAACTCGCCGGTTCCAAACACATGCTCCTCTTCCGCTCGGCGACCCTCGGTTACTTGGACCTGTCACGTGGCTCAGGTGTCGAAAACTACGGCGGCATTCGGCCGGGTTGCTGGATCAACGCTTTGCCCGTCGGCGGGCTGGTATTAGTGCCCGATGCATCGGCCGGTTGCCAATGCAGCTACCAGAATCGCTCGTGGATGGCGCTTTCAGGAACACACGAAGAGTGA
- a CDS encoding outer membrane protein assembly factor BamB family protein: protein MGLQLPAEDWPQWRYDAQRSAATPHELPAKLTLAWSRDLPVLRPAWPDQVKMQLDAAYEPIVVGQRFIVGSSFDDSLTAYDTRTGAEVWRFFADAPIRFAPLAWQDKVYFAADDGYLYCLTAENGDLQWRFRGGPSDRKVLGNERLISTWPARGAPVLADGKIYFAAGIWPFMGIFVHAVDATNGTAVWTADGDGSMYIKQPHNTDSFAGVAPQGPLVAIGNQLLIPGGRSVPACYNRTTGEFQYYQLGENGKRGGGSMVAAVDQLLLNGGAAFDLKTEKYLGAISEPFAFAAGQLFESAGSSLKVHDVSSSKVEMVDTVDRKGVKAKTAKWTMRKASEVDSPRFTAMIKAGSRLYGGGEGQVIACSLPRADEEEVAIVWQAEVKGTIAGLIAADDRLFFVTREGQIACFAEPTSEGAPTRHFALESQRSVSDAEAESKAAELLKSAETTEGYALAWGVGSGELIKEVVRQSSLRVIVLEADVAKAHKFRQELRSLGVPGDRLSVIVADPRDASLPPYFASLVVAESLPQFTKEEQAAFVEKTFNVLRPYGGIASLSMSAAEQTACENLVKEAQLPGAEVEVVSDWLRITRAGALPESANWTHEHADAANSRVSKDKRVKAPLGLLWFGGSTNDGILPRHGHGPQPQVVDGRLFIEGVDMLRAMDIYTGRILWNASLPGIGALYNNTAHQPGANASGTNYIATPEGVYVAYRDACLKLDPATGKTIDKFQLPLSPKTKRAPLWGYLNVYEDYLIGGADPVYDPSLVKKPETASKTTSKDSDTVSRSAKDNDNYSASNRLVVMNRKTGKELWSVEARSGFRHNGICIGGGRLYCIDRLSGPQVNKLKRRGENPPHAPRIIVLDLQTGTELWTSENDVFGTWLSYSTEHDMLVEAGRTASDTLSDEPKGMRVYRGKSGQTVWTNKSYSGPAMIHHETILMAGKACSLLTGDMKMREHPLSGESVEWTWSRNYGCNTPMASENLLTFRSGAAGYFDLCNDSGTGNFGGFRSSCTNNLVVAGGILTAPDYTRTCVCSYQNQTSIALVPVDDAEVWTSFGSQTPKQPVRRVGINFGAPGDRKAEDGTLWLEYPSIGGSSPALDISIKPAKVEWYRRHSSQIEGQGLNWVVASGVEGLTSVKVKLGTSAKSPRIYTVRLHFAELNEVLPGERAFSVSMQGKEAIASVDVVRDAEGKNRSVVKEVKGVRVGDDLLIELTPHSASKWPTLLSGIEIQAED, encoded by the coding sequence ATGGGGCTGCAGTTGCCTGCTGAGGATTGGCCGCAGTGGCGCTATGATGCGCAGCGGAGCGCCGCTACTCCGCACGAATTGCCAGCGAAATTGACATTGGCTTGGTCGCGCGACCTGCCGGTGCTCCGTCCGGCCTGGCCAGATCAAGTGAAGATGCAATTGGACGCGGCGTATGAGCCGATTGTCGTCGGCCAACGTTTCATTGTGGGCTCTTCTTTTGATGACAGCCTGACTGCTTACGACACGCGGACGGGCGCGGAAGTTTGGCGATTCTTCGCAGATGCTCCGATTCGGTTCGCACCGCTGGCGTGGCAGGACAAAGTCTATTTTGCCGCCGACGATGGCTACCTCTATTGCTTGACTGCCGAAAATGGCGATTTGCAATGGCGCTTTCGCGGCGGCCCGTCCGATCGCAAGGTGCTGGGCAATGAGCGACTCATATCGACGTGGCCCGCACGCGGTGCGCCAGTCTTGGCCGACGGCAAGATTTATTTCGCGGCCGGTATCTGGCCCTTCATGGGAATCTTCGTCCATGCAGTGGACGCCACTAACGGTACTGCCGTTTGGACCGCCGACGGCGATGGCTCGATGTACATCAAGCAGCCCCACAATACCGACTCGTTTGCCGGCGTCGCGCCGCAAGGCCCGCTGGTGGCGATTGGCAACCAGTTGCTCATTCCCGGTGGCCGATCGGTTCCCGCCTGCTACAACCGGACGACGGGAGAGTTTCAATACTATCAGTTGGGCGAGAACGGCAAACGCGGAGGTGGCTCGATGGTCGCCGCCGTCGATCAACTGCTGCTGAATGGCGGCGCAGCTTTCGACCTGAAGACGGAGAAGTATCTTGGCGCGATCAGCGAGCCATTCGCCTTCGCCGCTGGACAACTGTTTGAATCAGCAGGTTCGAGCCTCAAGGTTCACGACGTTAGCAGTTCGAAAGTAGAAATGGTCGATACGGTTGATCGCAAGGGAGTCAAGGCGAAGACCGCGAAATGGACCATGCGTAAGGCCTCTGAAGTCGACTCGCCCAGGTTCACCGCCATGATCAAAGCCGGCTCGCGGCTTTATGGTGGCGGCGAAGGTCAGGTAATTGCCTGCTCTTTACCGCGCGCGGACGAAGAAGAGGTAGCGATCGTCTGGCAAGCAGAAGTCAAGGGAACGATCGCTGGCTTAATAGCTGCTGACGATCGGCTATTTTTCGTTACGCGTGAGGGGCAAATTGCCTGTTTTGCTGAGCCAACGAGTGAAGGTGCGCCTACTCGTCATTTTGCTCTCGAATCGCAGCGGTCAGTGAGTGATGCGGAAGCAGAATCCAAGGCTGCAGAACTGCTCAAATCGGCGGAAACTACCGAAGGTTACGCGCTAGCCTGGGGAGTTGGTTCCGGCGAACTCATCAAGGAAGTCGTGCGGCAGAGTTCATTACGCGTGATTGTCCTGGAAGCTGATGTGGCCAAGGCCCACAAGTTCCGGCAAGAACTGCGCTCGCTTGGTGTTCCCGGCGATCGCCTTTCCGTCATCGTTGCGGATCCACGTGACGCTTCCCTCCCACCTTACTTCGCCAGTTTGGTCGTCGCCGAATCTTTGCCGCAATTCACCAAAGAAGAACAAGCTGCGTTTGTTGAAAAGACTTTCAACGTGCTCCGGCCATACGGTGGCATCGCGTCTTTGTCCATGTCGGCAGCCGAACAGACGGCTTGCGAGAATTTGGTCAAGGAAGCGCAACTCCCCGGTGCCGAAGTGGAAGTTGTCAGCGATTGGCTCCGTATCACGCGCGCCGGTGCGCTGCCTGAGAGTGCCAACTGGACGCACGAACATGCCGACGCGGCGAACTCACGCGTCTCGAAAGACAAGCGAGTGAAGGCCCCCCTCGGTCTACTCTGGTTTGGCGGTTCCACGAACGACGGAATTCTGCCACGGCACGGACATGGTCCGCAGCCGCAGGTGGTCGACGGACGCCTGTTCATTGAGGGTGTCGATATGCTCCGGGCAATGGACATTTACACGGGGCGCATTCTCTGGAATGCATCGCTGCCAGGGATTGGAGCATTGTACAACAACACAGCTCATCAACCTGGCGCGAATGCCAGCGGTACCAACTACATTGCCACGCCTGAAGGCGTTTATGTGGCCTATCGCGATGCTTGCCTGAAGCTTGATCCGGCTACAGGCAAGACAATCGACAAGTTTCAATTGCCACTCTCGCCCAAGACCAAGCGCGCTCCCCTATGGGGCTATCTGAATGTGTACGAGGATTATCTGATTGGGGGCGCTGATCCGGTTTACGATCCGAGTCTCGTAAAGAAGCCGGAGACCGCGAGCAAAACGACAAGCAAGGATTCCGACACGGTCAGTCGTTCTGCCAAAGACAACGACAACTACTCAGCCAGCAACCGCCTCGTGGTTATGAATCGGAAGACGGGCAAAGAGCTCTGGAGTGTGGAAGCTCGGAGTGGCTTTCGGCACAACGGCATCTGTATTGGTGGTGGCAGGCTGTACTGCATCGACCGCCTGTCCGGTCCACAGGTCAATAAACTCAAACGACGCGGGGAGAATCCACCGCATGCACCGAGAATTATCGTCCTCGATCTGCAAACCGGCACCGAATTGTGGACCTCTGAAAATGATGTGTTCGGCACCTGGCTTAGCTATTCGACCGAACACGATATGCTCGTCGAAGCGGGGCGGACGGCCAGCGATACGCTGAGTGACGAGCCGAAAGGAATGCGAGTTTATCGCGGCAAAAGTGGCCAAACTGTCTGGACGAATAAGTCGTACAGTGGTCCTGCCATGATCCATCACGAAACTATCTTAATGGCCGGCAAAGCCTGCAGCTTGCTGACCGGGGATATGAAAATGCGCGAGCATCCCTTGAGTGGTGAATCGGTGGAATGGACCTGGTCGCGCAACTACGGCTGCAATACGCCAATGGCTTCAGAGAACTTGCTCACCTTTCGTTCGGGAGCTGCCGGCTATTTCGACTTATGTAACGATAGCGGCACGGGAAACTTTGGTGGCTTTCGGTCCAGCTGCACCAATAACCTGGTGGTGGCGGGAGGAATTCTGACAGCCCCCGACTACACCCGCACCTGCGTCTGCAGTTATCAGAATCAAACTTCCATTGCTCTCGTTCCGGTCGATGATGCAGAAGTTTGGACGTCGTTTGGCTCACAGACACCGAAACAGCCTGTGCGGCGTGTGGGCATCAATTTCGGTGCGCCAGGTGATCGCAAAGCAGAGGATGGCACGCTATGGCTGGAATATCCCAGCATTGGCGGATCATCGCCGGCGCTCGATATTTCGATCAAGCCTGCCAAGGTGGAGTGGTACCGGCGGCATAGTTCGCAAATTGAAGGCCAGGGACTGAACTGGGTGGTCGCTTCCGGTGTTGAAGGGTTGACCTCGGTGAAAGTGAAGCTGGGAACATCGGCCAAGAGTCCACGGATTTACACCGTGCGGCTCCACTTTGCCGAACTGAACGAAGTACTACCGGGCGAGCGCGCCTTCAGTGTGAGTATGCAAGGGAAAGAAGCGATTGCTTCGGTCGACGTTGTGCGCGATGCTGAAGGTAAGAATCGGTCGGTGGTGAAAGAAGTGAAAGGCGTGCGAGTTGGTGACGATTTGCTCATCGAGTTGACTCCCCATTCGGCGTCGAAGTGGCCAACTCTGCTCAGCGGGATTGAGATTCAGGCGGAAGACTAA
- a CDS encoding MoaD/ThiS family protein, translating to MKLRVKYTAQLRSAIKRAEEVIDLPDGSPLSALLIHLANRHDSGRPHLLSDAGQAHASLLVVVNESAVSARDASSVQLCDGDVVLLLPPIAGG from the coding sequence ATGAAACTGCGAGTGAAATACACCGCGCAACTTCGCAGCGCCATTAAGCGGGCTGAAGAAGTCATCGACCTGCCCGATGGCAGCCCACTATCCGCGTTGCTCATTCATCTGGCCAACCGGCACGATTCCGGTCGGCCTCATTTACTCAGCGATGCAGGCCAGGCACACGCCAGCTTGCTGGTAGTGGTGAATGAGTCGGCGGTCTCCGCGCGGGATGCTTCCTCCGTGCAACTGTGTGACGGCGACGTTGTGCTACTCCTACCACCGATTGCCGGCGGATAA
- a CDS encoding SGNH/GDSL hydrolase family protein, translating to MPLSRSRGHLPTFLCSLTIALVGLWSRPAITSAQAPALPKVLIIGDSISLGYTEPVKALLKERADVRRPKENCQHSANGVKKIDAWLGQEKWDVIHFNFGIWDTHMLDATGALVRDETGKTGLRLRHTPEQYRENLAAILKKMQATKATIVFANTTPIMRYKGSRYEDLTKLNTVAAELMKSNDVAVNDLHSLVLPNAQEWQTADKVHFNKLGNEHLAKQVADSISAALERREKAK from the coding sequence ATGCCCCTCTCCCGTTCACGCGGTCACCTACCCACCTTTCTTTGCTCATTGACCATTGCGCTCGTTGGCCTGTGGAGTCGACCGGCAATCACCTCGGCCCAAGCGCCAGCGCTGCCGAAAGTGCTGATCATTGGCGACTCCATCTCGCTCGGTTACACCGAGCCGGTGAAGGCACTGCTAAAGGAGCGAGCTGACGTTCGTCGCCCCAAAGAAAACTGCCAGCACTCAGCCAACGGCGTAAAAAAGATCGATGCCTGGCTGGGGCAGGAAAAGTGGGACGTCATCCATTTTAACTTTGGCATTTGGGACACGCATATGCTGGATGCAACCGGCGCGCTCGTTCGCGACGAAACGGGCAAGACAGGCCTGCGTCTGCGTCATACGCCGGAGCAGTACCGCGAGAATCTCGCCGCCATCCTCAAAAAGATGCAGGCCACGAAGGCGACCATTGTTTTTGCCAATACGACCCCCATCATGCGCTACAAGGGAAGTCGCTACGAAGATCTCACCAAGCTGAATACTGTCGCTGCCGAGCTGATGAAATCGAACGACGTTGCCGTGAACGATCTGCACTCGCTGGTGCTGCCGAATGCCCAAGAATGGCAAACGGCCGACAAGGTACACTTCAATAAACTGGGGAACGAGCATCTGGCCAAACAAGTGGCCGATAGCATTAGTGCCGCGCTCGAACGGCGTGAAAAAGCAAAGTAA
- a CDS encoding HesA/MoeB/ThiF family protein: MSNLPELSPDERKRYEWQLWVPDFGEEGQRRLKDATVLVSRIGGVGGTAALQLAAAGVGRLVLAHGGELRLNDLNRQLLMTTDWLGKPRVESASRRLRELNPHVEIETVAANISEENAAELIGRCDVVVSAAPLFNERLLMNREAVRQHKPLVDCAMYELEGRLTTIIPGRTPCMTCIYPEPPVNWKREFPVFSAVSSAVGSMAAMEAIKLIAKLGEPLAGRLLTFDLRDMSFQTIPIMRRPSCPTCGGLFA; this comes from the coding sequence ATGTCAAACTTGCCCGAACTATCTCCCGACGAGCGAAAACGCTACGAGTGGCAACTCTGGGTGCCCGATTTTGGCGAAGAGGGGCAACGCCGTTTGAAAGACGCCACCGTGCTCGTATCACGGATTGGCGGCGTCGGTGGCACAGCCGCCTTGCAATTAGCAGCTGCTGGAGTCGGTCGTTTAGTCCTGGCTCACGGCGGCGAACTGCGTCTCAACGATCTGAATCGCCAGCTGTTGATGACGACGGACTGGCTAGGCAAGCCGCGTGTAGAGTCGGCGAGCCGGCGTCTGCGAGAACTGAATCCCCATGTCGAAATCGAAACCGTCGCAGCGAACATCAGCGAAGAGAACGCGGCGGAGCTGATTGGTCGTTGTGATGTAGTCGTAAGTGCCGCCCCGCTCTTCAACGAGCGGCTCTTGATGAATCGCGAAGCGGTTCGTCAGCATAAACCATTAGTGGACTGCGCTATGTACGAACTCGAAGGACGCCTGACGACCATCATTCCTGGGCGTACTCCCTGCATGACTTGCATTTATCCCGAACCACCAGTCAACTGGAAACGCGAGTTCCCCGTGTTTAGCGCCGTTTCGTCCGCAGTGGGGTCGATGGCAGCCATGGAAGCCATCAAACTCATCGCCAAACTGGGCGAGCCGCTGGCCGGGCGACTCCTGACTTTCGACTTGCGCGATATGAGCTTTCAGACGATCCCAATCATGCGACGTCCTTCCTGCCCCACATGCGGCGGTTTGTTCGCTTGA
- a CDS encoding sugar phosphate isomerase/epimerase family protein, with translation MTSFELPRRAWLQTMGCVAAGAATSSVIAPVAAIADAPKVPKSLRYCLNMSTVRGQNLSVPEQVDLAAKAGYDSIEPWIREIRAYEMNGGSIKDLAKRIADHGLKVDSAIGFAEWIVDNDEQRAKGLEVAKADMALIKSLGGTHIAAPPAGATKQTDLNLFKAAERYSQLLDLGVSMEVIPQIEVWGFSTTLSKLGETMLVAVESKNAAACILPDVYHLHKGGSEFHGLSLVAGNAIHCFHMNDYPADPPRATIADKDRVFPGDGVAPLTSILKTLFANGFTGTLSLELFNPEYWKQDALVVAKTGLEKMKAAVAKCA, from the coding sequence ATGACTTCCTTCGAATTACCCCGGCGAGCCTGGCTGCAAACGATGGGCTGCGTTGCCGCTGGTGCGGCCACCAGCAGTGTTATCGCTCCGGTGGCTGCGATTGCCGATGCACCAAAAGTGCCGAAGTCGCTGCGCTACTGCTTGAATATGAGCACCGTGCGCGGGCAAAACCTCAGCGTGCCCGAGCAAGTCGATCTGGCCGCCAAAGCTGGCTACGATTCGATTGAGCCCTGGATCAGGGAAATCCGAGCGTACGAAATGAACGGCGGCAGCATCAAAGATCTGGCCAAGCGAATTGCCGATCATGGTCTGAAGGTCGATAGCGCCATCGGTTTTGCCGAGTGGATCGTCGATAACGACGAGCAGCGCGCGAAAGGCCTGGAAGTCGCCAAGGCCGATATGGCGCTAATCAAGTCGCTTGGCGGCACGCACATCGCCGCCCCGCCTGCCGGTGCAACGAAGCAGACCGATCTCAACCTCTTTAAAGCAGCCGAGCGCTACAGCCAGTTGCTCGACCTGGGCGTTTCGATGGAAGTGATTCCGCAAATCGAAGTCTGGGGCTTCTCAACCACGCTGAGCAAATTGGGCGAGACCATGCTGGTCGCTGTGGAGAGCAAGAACGCAGCGGCTTGCATCCTGCCCGATGTCTATCACCTGCATAAGGGTGGCAGTGAATTCCACGGTTTGTCATTGGTCGCGGGCAACGCGATTCATTGCTTTCACATGAATGATTATCCGGCCGATCCCCCGCGGGCAACCATCGCGGACAAAGACCGGGTCTTTCCGGGGGATGGTGTCGCGCCCCTCACTTCGATTCTGAAAACACTCTTTGCTAACGGCTTCACCGGCACGTTGTCGCTGGAACTATTCAACCCTGAGTACTGGAAGCAAGACGCGCTCGTCGTCGCGAAGACCGGCCTCGAAAAAATGAAAGCTGCCGTCGCGAAGTGCGCCTGA
- the metK gene encoding methionine adenosyltransferase, translating to MASGKYFFTSESVSMGHPDKLADQISDGILDAIFAQDPASRVACETLVTTDFCCLAGEITTKAKVDFEQVARKVIREVGYTDDKIGFSADTCKVHVALHSQSPDIAMGVDRDGAGDQGLMFGYACNDTPELMPLPIALSHRIINRLTEARFKKEVNWLRPDSKSQVTVEFDGDKAVRIDAVVVSTQHTPEVSNAEIEKFVKEQVILPELPAELNQGDIKFYINPTGRFEVGGPHGDCGLTGRKIIVDTYGGWGRHGGGAFSGKDPTKVDRSAAYMARYVAKNIVAAGLADRCEVQLAYAIGVADPVSVHVDTQGTGRVDDEKICKLIRKFFPLTPKGIIAHLDLRRPIYQKTAAGGHFGRDEASFSWEKTDMADKLAEAAGVAVAAR from the coding sequence GTGGCATCGGGCAAATATTTTTTCACGAGCGAATCTGTCAGCATGGGCCATCCGGATAAGTTGGCCGACCAAATTTCGGACGGCATTCTGGATGCTATCTTCGCCCAGGATCCGGCCAGCCGCGTTGCTTGCGAAACCCTGGTCACCACCGATTTCTGCTGCCTCGCTGGCGAGATCACGACCAAGGCCAAGGTCGATTTCGAACAAGTGGCCCGCAAGGTCATTCGCGAAGTCGGTTACACCGACGACAAGATCGGCTTCAGTGCCGATACCTGCAAGGTTCACGTCGCCCTGCACAGCCAAAGCCCCGATATCGCCATGGGCGTTGATCGCGACGGCGCTGGCGACCAAGGCCTGATGTTCGGCTATGCCTGCAACGACACGCCCGAACTGATGCCGCTGCCGATCGCCCTGTCGCACCGCATCATCAACCGCCTGACCGAAGCCCGCTTCAAGAAGGAAGTGAATTGGCTTCGTCCGGACAGCAAGAGCCAAGTAACCGTTGAATTCGACGGCGACAAGGCCGTTCGCATCGACGCCGTCGTGGTCTCGACGCAGCACACGCCCGAAGTCAGCAATGCGGAAATCGAAAAGTTCGTGAAGGAACAAGTAATCCTTCCAGAACTCCCCGCCGAACTGAACCAAGGCGATATCAAGTTCTACATCAACCCGACCGGCCGTTTTGAAGTTGGTGGCCCGCACGGTGACTGCGGTCTGACCGGTCGCAAGATCATCGTCGACACCTACGGCGGATGGGGTCGCCACGGTGGTGGTGCGTTCAGCGGTAAGGATCCAACCAAGGTCGATCGTTCGGCTGCTTACATGGCCCGTTACGTGGCCAAGAACATCGTCGCTGCCGGCCTGGCCGACCGCTGCGAAGTTCAACTGGCTTACGCCATCGGCGTCGCAGACCCGGTCAGCGTGCATGTCGATACGCAAGGTACGGGCCGCGTTGACGACGAGAAGATTTGCAAGCTCATCCGCAAGTTCTTCCCGCTCACGCCCAAGGGCATCATCGCCCACCTCGACCTCCGCCGCCCGATCTATCAAAAGACGGCCGCCGGTGGTCACTTCGGCCGCGACGAAGCCAGCTTCAGCTGGGAAAAGACCGACATGGCCGACAAGTTGGCCGAAGCCGCTGGCGTTGCCGTAGCTGCCCGGTAG